A single window of Archangium gephyra DNA harbors:
- a CDS encoding ABC transporter ATP-binding protein — MASELKALAWPLERAGEAMEALARAARMPLPNPLPTLSRAVPADQSRVGEWMDGVALALGLELQPHYTRHGEVERALGRAAPALVEMTDARVVALLRLSSSGRTARVIAPDETVHEVPLSSLTAAAQARVEHIQGPVVDRVLEQTALEEPHRTLARRALLGAQLANVYLFTARTLRLPPGARMRHHLRALKAGRRLLLLFAVAAVIQVCVLSSWWLIGRGAFEGHLDAGWLWAWALMGLTLVPLQAALAWVQGSLAMQLSALMRRQLLAGALALPVDESRRGGIGEFVGRTFESAGMEQLVLTGGFASLLAVVDLVLAASVMVTGPAGWYGLVALGGFCGVLAVLVVRQAVRFREWTQARIAMTHALIERMLGHRTRLAQEQPERWHEAEDQELAHYAESSEQLDGATARVSALARRGLLPVAIIATLPAVLSGASTARIAVGVGAALLAARAVGSLSVGVLAVSGARVLFRSVRPILEAARRSSSSTTGGAAAPLPPEAAPPETQALLEVRDLVFKHTGAPRAVIERASLSVRAGERVLLEGPSGSGKSTFASILTGLRGQGSGLLLLGGLDMATWTRDGWGAQIAGAPQFHENHVVSGTLAMNLLLGRTWPPTPDDLNTAKALCEELGLGELLARMPSGLMELVGERGWQLSHGEQSRVFVARALLQRARVVVLDEAFGALDPVTMRKVMACVEARASTLIVIAHP, encoded by the coding sequence ATGGCGAGTGAACTGAAGGCACTGGCCTGGCCGCTGGAGCGCGCGGGCGAGGCCATGGAGGCGTTGGCGAGAGCGGCGCGGATGCCGCTGCCCAACCCGCTGCCCACCCTCTCGCGTGCGGTGCCCGCGGATCAGAGCCGCGTGGGCGAGTGGATGGACGGGGTGGCCCTGGCGTTGGGGCTCGAGCTGCAACCGCACTACACGCGCCATGGCGAGGTCGAGCGTGCCCTGGGCCGCGCGGCTCCCGCGCTCGTGGAGATGACGGATGCGCGTGTGGTCGCGCTGCTCCGCCTGTCGTCCTCGGGGCGGACCGCGCGGGTCATCGCCCCGGATGAGACGGTGCACGAGGTTCCTCTCTCCTCGCTGACCGCCGCCGCGCAGGCGCGCGTCGAGCACATCCAGGGACCCGTGGTCGATCGCGTCCTGGAGCAGACCGCCCTGGAGGAGCCCCATCGGACCCTGGCCCGGCGGGCGTTGCTGGGGGCGCAGCTCGCCAACGTCTACCTGTTCACCGCGCGCACGCTCCGGTTGCCCCCTGGCGCTCGCATGCGCCATCACCTGCGGGCCCTGAAGGCCGGACGGCGGCTGTTGCTGCTCTTCGCGGTGGCGGCTGTCATCCAGGTGTGTGTGCTCTCCAGCTGGTGGTTGATCGGACGGGGGGCCTTCGAGGGACACCTGGACGCGGGGTGGCTCTGGGCCTGGGCGCTCATGGGGCTGACGCTGGTGCCGCTCCAGGCGGCGCTGGCCTGGGTGCAGGGCTCCCTCGCGATGCAGCTCTCCGCGCTGATGCGCAGGCAATTGCTGGCGGGGGCGCTCGCGCTGCCCGTGGACGAGTCCCGCCGCGGTGGCATTGGCGAGTTCGTCGGGAGGACCTTCGAGAGCGCGGGGATGGAGCAGCTCGTGCTGACGGGAGGTTTCGCCAGCCTGCTGGCGGTGGTGGACCTGGTGCTGGCGGCGAGCGTGATGGTGACGGGCCCCGCGGGCTGGTACGGGCTGGTGGCGCTGGGCGGATTCTGCGGCGTGCTGGCGGTGCTCGTCGTGCGCCAGGCGGTGCGCTTCCGCGAGTGGACGCAGGCGCGGATCGCCATGACGCATGCCCTCATCGAGCGCATGCTCGGCCACCGGACGCGGCTCGCGCAGGAGCAGCCGGAGCGGTGGCACGAGGCGGAGGACCAGGAGCTGGCCCACTACGCCGAGTCCTCCGAGCAGTTGGATGGGGCCACGGCCCGGGTGTCGGCGCTCGCCAGGCGGGGACTGCTGCCGGTGGCGATCATCGCGACGCTCCCCGCCGTGCTCTCGGGCGCCTCGACGGCGAGGATCGCGGTGGGCGTGGGCGCCGCGCTGCTGGCGGCGCGAGCCGTGGGCTCGCTGTCCGTGGGCGTCCTGGCCGTCTCCGGGGCGCGCGTGCTGTTCCGCAGCGTCCGTCCCATCCTGGAGGCCGCCCGGCGCTCCAGCTCCAGCACCACGGGGGGCGCGGCCGCTCCCCTGCCTCCCGAGGCGGCTCCTCCGGAGACCCAGGCCCTGCTCGAGGTGCGCGACCTGGTCTTCAAGCACACGGGGGCTCCCCGGGCGGTGATCGAGCGGGCCTCGCTGTCCGTGCGCGCCGGTGAGCGCGTGTTGCTCGAGGGGCCCTCGGGCTCGGGCAAATCCACGTTCGCCTCCATCCTGACGGGACTGCGAGGCCAGGGCTCGGGCCTGTTGCTGCTCGGAGGCCTGGACATGGCGACCTGGACGCGGGACGGGTGGGGCGCGCAGATCGCCGGTGCGCCCCAGTTCCACGAGAACCACGTGGTGTCCGGCACGCTGGCGATGAACCTGTTGCTGGGACGCACCTGGCCTCCCACCCCCGATGACCTGAACACCGCGAAGGCGCTCTGTGAGGAGCTCGGGCTGGGCGAGTTGCTGGCACGCATGCCCTCGGGATTGATGGAGCTGGTGGGCGAGCGTGGCTGGCAGCTCTCGCACGGCGAGCAGAGCCGTGTCTTCGTGGCGCGGGCGCTGCTGCAGCGGGCCCGGGTGGTGGTGCTCGACGAGGCCTTTGGCGCGCTGGATCCCGTGACCATGCGCAAGGTGATGGCCTGTGTCGAAGCCCGTGCGTCCACGCTCATCGTCATCGCGCATCCCTGA
- a CDS encoding ATP-binding cassette domain-containing protein, translated as MAGTPRLLIPEVIQTSAMDCGPAALKSLLDGFGVPVSYGRLREACQTDVDGTSIDVIEEMAVTLGLDAEQSMLPRDYLFLEETRALPAIVVVSLPNGSLHFLVVWKKWGPFVQVMDPSRGRRWMSVTELMDQLFIHSMPVSAEGFREWAATEEFLGGLRRGLSSLVGTSRSEQLLAEALADPTWKSLACLDATARLVRTLAEGGGVQRGEPAVAFLQQLLREVRTGLDEGRAQQLIPFTYWTALGRPEAEQLTMRGAVCIKVSGLRGERGADEPPLPPELEAALREAPTHPLRELVSLLRRDGVLAPAVLAAIGVSAAVGGFLEALLLRGVIDAGRYLTTSGQRLAGVVTLVALLGVMLTLELPLSLGTLHLGRRLELRLRLAFLDKIPRLGDRYFRSRLVSDMAQRCHGIHQVRTVPTLAVLLLRSAAELLVTLAGLMWLAPRSAWLIILSGGMAIAVPLLAQRSLLDADRRMRDFDGVLSGFYLDALRGSVALRAHRAGPTLRRAQEEPLHQFITAARTLMRRSITAETLASLAATAGSVGIVTHALSRGLPPGAVLLLVYWALALVTLGRQIAEALRQYPAASSLTGRLMEPLLAPDEVDKSVALATRPRTERTAEAARGVAFSLRQVDVRAAGHTLLHGINLSVRPGEHVAIVGPSGAGKSSLVGLLLGWHRPSAGHVEVDGAPLEGETLWRLRRETAWVEPEVSLWNKPLVDNLTYGANPSEVLPRVGQALHQADLVELLDKLPDGLQTRLGEGGGLLSGGEGQRVRLCRALLRPGVRMVIFDEPFRGLERDRRTALLERARQAFEGATLLCIMHDIAETLSFDRVLVIKDGQLVEADAPRTLAAREDSHYRALLDEEASVQRELSARDGWRRLVLAQGVLTERQGEERGNAHGE; from the coding sequence ATGGCCGGTACACCCCGTCTCCTCATTCCGGAGGTCATCCAGACCTCGGCCATGGACTGCGGTCCCGCGGCCCTCAAGTCGCTGCTCGATGGCTTCGGCGTGCCCGTCAGCTACGGCCGGCTCCGGGAGGCCTGTCAGACCGACGTCGACGGCACCTCCATCGACGTCATCGAGGAGATGGCCGTCACCCTGGGGCTGGACGCGGAGCAGTCCATGCTCCCTCGCGACTATCTGTTCCTCGAGGAGACGCGGGCCCTGCCGGCCATCGTGGTGGTGAGCCTCCCCAATGGCAGCCTGCACTTCCTGGTGGTCTGGAAGAAGTGGGGCCCCTTCGTCCAGGTCATGGATCCGTCGCGCGGGCGGCGGTGGATGTCCGTGACCGAGCTGATGGACCAGCTCTTCATCCACTCCATGCCCGTGTCCGCCGAGGGGTTCCGCGAGTGGGCCGCCACGGAGGAGTTTCTCGGAGGCCTGCGCCGGGGGCTGTCCTCGCTCGTTGGCACCTCACGCTCGGAGCAGTTGCTCGCCGAGGCCCTCGCGGACCCCACCTGGAAGAGCCTCGCCTGCCTGGATGCGACGGCGCGGCTGGTGCGGACGCTCGCGGAGGGCGGCGGCGTCCAGCGGGGCGAGCCCGCGGTGGCGTTCCTCCAGCAGCTCCTGCGCGAGGTGCGCACCGGCCTGGACGAGGGACGCGCCCAGCAGCTCATCCCCTTCACGTATTGGACGGCGTTGGGACGGCCGGAGGCCGAGCAGCTCACCATGCGCGGTGCCGTGTGCATCAAGGTCAGCGGGCTGCGCGGCGAGCGCGGCGCGGATGAACCGCCGCTGCCCCCCGAGCTCGAGGCCGCCTTGCGTGAAGCGCCCACCCACCCGCTGCGGGAGCTCGTGTCCCTGCTGCGCCGGGATGGGGTGCTGGCGCCCGCGGTGCTCGCCGCCATCGGGGTGTCCGCGGCGGTGGGCGGCTTCCTGGAAGCCCTCCTCCTGCGCGGCGTCATCGACGCGGGGCGGTACCTCACCACCTCGGGGCAACGCCTCGCCGGAGTCGTGACGCTGGTCGCCCTGCTGGGCGTGATGCTCACGCTCGAGCTGCCCCTGTCGCTCGGCACGCTCCACCTGGGCCGGCGGCTGGAGCTCCGCCTCCGGCTCGCCTTCCTCGACAAGATTCCGCGCCTCGGGGACCGCTACTTCCGCAGCCGGCTCGTCTCGGACATGGCGCAGCGCTGCCATGGCATCCACCAGGTGCGCACCGTGCCGACCCTCGCCGTCCTGCTGCTGCGCTCCGCCGCCGAGCTGCTCGTGACGCTCGCGGGGTTGATGTGGCTGGCCCCCCGAAGCGCCTGGTTGATCATCCTGTCGGGTGGAATGGCGATCGCCGTCCCCCTGCTCGCGCAGCGCTCGTTGCTCGATGCCGATCGCCGGATGCGCGACTTCGATGGGGTGCTCTCGGGCTTCTACCTCGACGCCTTGCGCGGGTCCGTGGCGCTGCGGGCCCACCGGGCCGGGCCGACCCTCCGCCGCGCGCAGGAAGAGCCGCTGCACCAGTTCATCACCGCGGCTCGCACCCTGATGCGCCGGAGCATCACCGCCGAGACGCTCGCCTCGCTCGCCGCCACCGCGGGCTCGGTGGGCATTGTCACGCACGCGCTCTCGCGAGGGCTGCCTCCTGGCGCGGTCCTGCTGCTCGTCTACTGGGCGCTCGCCCTGGTGACGCTGGGCCGGCAGATCGCCGAGGCGTTGCGCCAGTACCCCGCCGCGTCATCGCTCACCGGCCGCCTCATGGAGCCGCTGCTCGCTCCGGACGAGGTGGACAAGTCCGTCGCGCTGGCGACCCGGCCTCGCACGGAGCGGACGGCGGAGGCGGCTCGGGGCGTGGCCTTCTCCCTGCGTCAGGTGGACGTGCGGGCCGCGGGTCACACCCTCCTGCATGGCATCAACCTCTCGGTCCGGCCCGGTGAGCACGTCGCCATCGTGGGGCCCTCGGGCGCGGGCAAGTCGTCGCTGGTGGGACTCCTCCTGGGCTGGCACCGGCCATCCGCCGGACACGTGGAGGTGGATGGCGCGCCGCTGGAGGGCGAGACCCTGTGGCGGCTGCGGCGGGAGACGGCGTGGGTGGAGCCGGAGGTGTCGCTCTGGAACAAGCCGCTGGTGGACAACCTCACCTATGGCGCCAACCCGAGCGAGGTGCTGCCACGCGTGGGGCAGGCGCTGCACCAGGCGGACCTCGTCGAGCTGCTCGACAAGCTGCCCGACGGACTCCAGACGCGGCTGGGCGAGGGCGGCGGCCTGCTGTCGGGTGGTGAGGGTCAGCGGGTGCGGCTGTGCCGGGCGTTGCTGCGGCCCGGGGTGCGGATGGTCATCTTCGATGAGCCCTTCCGGGGGCTGGAGCGGGACCGGCGCACGGCGCTGCTGGAGCGGGCGCGGCAAGCGTTCGAGGGGGCCACGCTGCTGTGCATCATGCACGACATCGCCGAGACGCTCTCGTTCGACCGCGTGCTGGTCATCAAGGACGGACAGCTCGTGGAGGCCGACGCCCCCCGGACGCTCGCGGCGCGCGAGGACTCCCACTACCGCGCCCTGCTGGACGAGGAGGCCTCCGTCCAACGCGAGCTGTCCGCGCGGGACGGGTGGAGGCGGCTCGTCCTGGCGCAGGGCGTGCTCACCGAGCGGCAGGGGGAAGAGCGGGGGAATGCGCATGGCGAGTGA
- a CDS encoding HlyD family secretion protein yields MFPRTWRALLRGRGRPVLWLLPVGLIAIWGIWFLQARVTVYERSVQARLELHREVYAIDAPVDGRVVGTQVELHRSVHAGDVLVELEHDEQARQVAEAEAVLQGLGPQLEAARAELEAEQLGLVEQKGQGAAGAEEARARLTDAEAVARRAQKEAASFEQLFKRGVVSEMEWSRVRTELERSQAAEQAARASLMRVRSEGSLQSTDRRTRLASLRGEIARLESEERVARATLERLREELERRVVRAPAEGILGETSSVRVGAQLKAGDPIATVVAGGPVRIVAQFTPEALGRLRAGQRARMRLEGFSWTEFGMIQASVVAVASEARDGLVRVELSVDELPRGIPLEHGLPGSIEVAVGEATPMRLVLRTMGQGLEGPAPARAPAQVQAQAQQPKGGS; encoded by the coding sequence TTGTTCCCACGCACATGGCGCGCACTGCTGCGAGGACGAGGCAGGCCGGTGCTCTGGCTGCTGCCGGTGGGGCTGATCGCGATCTGGGGCATCTGGTTCCTCCAGGCGCGTGTCACCGTCTACGAGCGCAGCGTGCAGGCGCGGTTGGAGCTCCATCGCGAGGTGTATGCGATTGACGCCCCCGTGGATGGGCGGGTGGTGGGGACCCAGGTGGAGCTCCACCGTTCCGTGCACGCGGGAGACGTCCTCGTCGAGCTGGAGCATGACGAGCAGGCACGGCAGGTGGCGGAGGCGGAGGCCGTGCTCCAGGGACTGGGGCCCCAGCTGGAGGCCGCCCGCGCGGAGCTGGAGGCCGAGCAGTTGGGGCTGGTGGAGCAGAAGGGGCAGGGGGCCGCGGGTGCGGAGGAGGCACGGGCCCGGCTCACCGACGCCGAGGCGGTGGCACGCCGCGCCCAGAAGGAGGCGGCCAGCTTCGAGCAGCTCTTCAAGCGGGGCGTGGTGAGCGAGATGGAGTGGAGCCGGGTTCGCACGGAGCTGGAGCGCTCCCAGGCCGCCGAGCAGGCCGCCCGGGCGTCCCTGATGCGGGTGAGATCGGAAGGGAGCCTGCAGTCCACCGACCGGCGTACCCGCCTCGCCTCGCTGCGCGGGGAGATTGCCCGGCTCGAGTCGGAGGAGCGTGTCGCGCGTGCCACCCTGGAGCGTCTGCGCGAGGAGCTGGAGCGCCGGGTCGTTCGAGCGCCAGCGGAGGGCATCCTCGGCGAGACGAGCTCCGTGCGAGTGGGCGCGCAGCTCAAGGCGGGAGACCCCATCGCGACGGTCGTCGCGGGCGGGCCCGTGCGCATCGTCGCGCAGTTCACCCCGGAGGCCCTGGGGAGGCTCCGCGCGGGCCAACGGGCGCGCATGCGGCTGGAGGGCTTCTCCTGGACGGAGTTCGGAATGATCCAGGCCTCCGTGGTGGCGGTGGCCAGTGAGGCGCGCGACGGCCTGGTGCGGGTCGAGCTGTCGGTGGACGAGCTGCCACGGGGCATCCCGCTCGAGCATGGTCTGCCAGGCTCCATCGAGGTCGCGGTGGGCGAGGCCACGCCGATGCGGCTCGTGCTCCGCACCATGGGGCAGGGGCTCGAGGGCCCGGCTCCGGCGCGGGCCCCGGCGCAGGTCCAGGCCCAGGCCCAGCAGCCGAAGGGCGGGAGCTGA
- a CDS encoding ABC transporter permease, which produces MRTLLTAVFRKEMKDHLRDRRSVSSVLGGSMLGPVLFAVMFTVLASWNRQDKPLELPVVGRAHAPSLMAFLERYGVRLSDAPPDYESLIQAGTLDAVLIVPEDYGKDFSAGRSAKVQLVMDNSRNKARFTIRRAQLLLNQYAGVLGTQRLMARGVAPELASPVRVEEVDLATPERLAASVLNMIPLFLVIACFMGGLNVAIDTMAGERERGSLESLLLNPVQRGALVVGKWLATTVFSCSTVVVVAAAFVLAAKQVPLQDLGVKVSLDAVAAAGMVGVVLPLALLASAMQMLVATFARSFKEAQTYLQLLMTLPMIPGMMLAISPIQSQTWMFLVPVLGQELLVSEMMRGEPMGVLPFVLSTVGCVALAAVCLAAISRLLSDEKIVFGRS; this is translated from the coding sequence GTGAGGACGCTCCTGACGGCGGTCTTCCGCAAGGAGATGAAGGACCATCTGCGCGACCGGCGCTCGGTGTCGAGCGTGCTGGGCGGCTCGATGCTGGGGCCCGTCCTCTTCGCGGTGATGTTCACGGTGTTGGCCTCGTGGAACCGGCAGGACAAGCCGCTGGAGCTGCCCGTGGTGGGGCGGGCCCACGCGCCGAGCCTGATGGCGTTCCTGGAGCGCTACGGGGTGCGGCTGTCCGATGCTCCGCCCGACTACGAGTCCCTCATCCAGGCGGGCACGCTGGACGCGGTGCTCATCGTCCCCGAGGACTACGGGAAGGACTTCTCGGCGGGACGCTCGGCCAAGGTGCAGCTGGTGATGGACAACTCGCGCAACAAGGCGCGCTTCACCATCCGGCGGGCGCAGCTGCTGCTGAACCAATACGCGGGAGTGCTGGGCACGCAGCGGTTGATGGCGCGCGGGGTGGCGCCGGAGCTGGCCTCGCCGGTGCGGGTGGAGGAGGTGGACCTGGCCACGCCGGAGCGGTTGGCGGCGAGCGTCCTCAACATGATTCCGCTCTTCCTGGTCATCGCCTGCTTCATGGGCGGGTTGAACGTGGCCATCGACACCATGGCGGGCGAGCGGGAGCGGGGCTCGCTGGAGTCGCTGCTGCTCAACCCGGTGCAGCGCGGGGCGCTGGTGGTGGGCAAGTGGCTGGCCACCACGGTGTTCTCCTGCTCCACGGTGGTGGTGGTGGCGGCGGCCTTCGTGCTGGCGGCCAAGCAGGTACCGCTGCAGGACCTGGGCGTGAAGGTGAGCCTGGACGCGGTGGCGGCGGCGGGCATGGTGGGCGTGGTGCTGCCCCTGGCGCTGCTGGCGTCGGCGATGCAGATGCTGGTGGCGACCTTCGCCCGCTCGTTCAAGGAGGCGCAGACGTACCTGCAGCTGCTGATGACGCTGCCGATGATCCCCGGCATGATGCTGGCGATCTCTCCCATCCAGAGCCAGACGTGGATGTTCCTGGTGCCGGTGCTGGGCCAGGAACTGCTGGTCTCGGAGATGATGCGCGGCGAGCCGATGGGCGTGCTGCCCTTCGTGCTGAGCACGGTGGGCTGCGTGGCGCTGGCGGCGGTGTGCCTGGCCGCCATCTCCCGGCTGTTGAGCGACGAGAAGATCGTCTTCGGCCGCTCCTGA
- a CDS encoding ATP-binding cassette domain-containing protein: MIEVTNLHKRFGAVTAVEDVSFRAEDGVVTGLLGPNGAGKTTTLRMLYTLIRPDRGSAKVDGLEVAEQPLEVRRSIGVLPDARGLYPRLTAHEHIHYAGELHGLSGATLDKRIGELVELLDMKEIEHRRTEGFSQGERMKVALARALVHGPRNVLLDEPTNGLDVMSTRAVRTLIRRLKAQGHCVVFSSHVMQEVAALCDRIVVVAKGRVVADGTPDELRTRTGKDSLEEAFVTVIGTDQGLMQ, encoded by the coding sequence ATGATCGAAGTGACGAACCTGCACAAGCGCTTCGGCGCGGTGACGGCGGTGGAGGACGTGAGCTTCCGCGCCGAGGACGGGGTGGTGACGGGACTGCTCGGGCCCAACGGCGCGGGCAAGACGACCACGCTGCGGATGCTCTACACGCTCATCCGGCCGGACAGGGGCAGCGCCAAGGTGGACGGACTGGAAGTGGCCGAGCAGCCGCTGGAGGTGCGCCGCTCCATCGGCGTGCTGCCGGACGCGCGCGGCCTCTACCCGCGCCTGACGGCCCACGAGCACATCCACTACGCGGGCGAGCTGCACGGCCTGTCCGGCGCCACGCTGGACAAGCGCATCGGCGAGCTGGTGGAGCTGCTGGACATGAAGGAGATAGAGCACCGGCGCACGGAGGGCTTCAGCCAGGGCGAGCGCATGAAGGTGGCGCTGGCGCGGGCGCTGGTGCACGGGCCGCGCAACGTGCTGCTGGACGAGCCCACCAACGGGCTGGACGTGATGAGCACGCGCGCGGTGCGCACGCTCATCCGCCGGCTGAAGGCGCAGGGGCACTGCGTGGTGTTCTCCAGCCACGTGATGCAGGAAGTGGCGGCGCTGTGTGACCGCATCGTGGTGGTGGCGAAGGGGCGGGTGGTGGCGGATGGCACCCCGGACGAGCTGCGCACGCGCACGGGGAAGGACAGCCTGGAGGAGGCTTTCGTGACGGTCATCGGTACGGACCAGGGGTTGATGCAGTGA